One Antiquaquibacter oligotrophicus genomic region harbors:
- a CDS encoding COX15/CtaA family protein, translated as MKAVFDRLPSFVDTRIRVFAVATLVAQILIVGTGGAVRLTGSGLGCPTWPRCTPESFVSTPEMGIHGIIEFGNRLLTFVLVAIAIGMFVLVLRIRRERRDLFVLALLIGLYVPIQAIIGGITVLTNLNPYVVGLHYVASVVLVSLSAVLVFRVFLGPRGERVNLPGGYRVLVAITAVTTAATILVGVLVTGSGPHAGDGGAARNGLNSELLQHIHSWPAYATFVATLALIVGAWRLGQRRLLTFSLILFAIEGVQIVIGLVQARLGLPEILVGIHMVLACCLAAAMTAVVLALREPRGPLAVKRDIGVAAVSV; from the coding sequence GTGAAAGCCGTGTTCGATCGACTGCCGAGCTTCGTGGACACCCGGATTCGGGTTTTCGCCGTTGCAACTTTGGTCGCGCAGATCCTCATCGTCGGCACGGGCGGGGCTGTGCGACTCACGGGTTCTGGCCTGGGATGCCCAACGTGGCCCCGGTGCACCCCCGAGTCTTTTGTCTCCACGCCAGAAATGGGCATCCATGGAATCATCGAGTTCGGTAATCGACTGCTGACCTTTGTGCTTGTGGCGATCGCCATCGGGATGTTCGTTCTCGTCCTGCGGATCCGCCGCGAGCGGCGTGACCTTTTTGTGCTCGCCCTCCTCATCGGTCTGTACGTTCCGATTCAGGCGATCATCGGGGGCATCACGGTGCTGACGAACCTCAACCCCTACGTTGTGGGCCTCCATTACGTTGCATCCGTTGTGCTCGTGTCGCTCTCTGCGGTTCTCGTATTCCGTGTCTTTTTGGGTCCGCGCGGGGAGCGAGTGAATCTGCCAGGCGGATACCGCGTCCTCGTCGCAATCACGGCAGTCACCACCGCGGCAACGATCCTGGTCGGCGTTCTCGTAACCGGCTCCGGACCGCACGCCGGTGACGGCGGTGCGGCACGAAACGGGTTGAATTCGGAGCTACTGCAGCACATCCATAGCTGGCCGGCCTACGCAACGTTTGTCGCGACACTCGCACTCATTGTCGGTGCGTGGCGACTGGGGCAGCGTCGACTGCTCACCTTCAGTCTCATCCTGTTCGCCATCGAAGGTGTGCAGATCGTTATCGGCCTTGTGCAAGCGCGACTCGGCCTGCCCGAGATCCTTGTTGGCATTCACATGGTTCTCGCGTGCTGTCTCGCCGCGGCCATGACGGCGGTTGTCCTCGCCCTCCGGGAGCCGCGAGGACCACTCGCCGTCAAGCGCGACATCGGCGTCGCGGCTGTTTCGGTCTAG
- the sufB gene encoding Fe-S cluster assembly protein SufB, with translation MADVLIDRPELGSLGQYEFGWADSDVAGASARRGINEEVVRDISALKNEPESMLKTRLAGLRNFFRKPMPTWGADLSGIDFDNIKYFVRSTEKQAQSWEDLPEDIRTTYEKLGIPEAERQRLVAGVAAQYESEVVFHSINEELEKQGVIFMDTDTALKEHPEFFEEYFGTVIPAGDNKFAALNTAVWSGGSFVYVPPGVHVEIPLQAYFRINTENMGQFERTLIIADEGSYVHYIEGCTAPIYKSDSLHSAVVEIIVKKNARVRYTTIQNWSNNVYNLVTKRAIAHEGATMEWIDGNIGSKVTMKYPSIYLVGEHAKGETLSVAFAGPGQHQDAGAKMIHMAPYTTSSIVSKSIARGGGRAGYRGEVRVDEKAHHAANTVRCDALLVDTISRSDTYPAIDIRVDDVQLGHEATVSKVSEEQLFYLQSRGLPEDEAMAMIVRGFIEPIARELPMEYALELNKLIEMSMEGSVG, from the coding sequence ATGGCTGATGTGCTGATCGACCGCCCCGAACTAGGCAGTCTCGGCCAATACGAATTCGGATGGGCCGATTCGGATGTCGCAGGCGCAAGCGCCCGTCGAGGAATCAACGAAGAGGTCGTCAGAGACATCTCCGCCCTCAAAAACGAACCGGAGTCGATGCTCAAGACCCGTCTGGCCGGCCTGCGGAACTTCTTCCGCAAGCCCATGCCGACGTGGGGAGCCGATCTCTCGGGCATCGACTTCGACAACATCAAGTACTTCGTGCGCTCCACCGAGAAGCAAGCACAGAGCTGGGAAGACCTGCCGGAGGACATTCGCACGACGTACGAGAAGCTCGGCATCCCGGAGGCGGAGCGCCAGCGTCTCGTCGCGGGTGTCGCTGCCCAGTACGAGTCGGAGGTCGTCTTCCACTCCATCAACGAAGAGCTCGAGAAGCAGGGTGTCATTTTCATGGACACCGACACGGCGCTCAAGGAGCACCCGGAGTTCTTCGAGGAGTACTTCGGTACGGTCATCCCCGCCGGCGACAACAAGTTCGCCGCGCTCAACACCGCGGTGTGGTCTGGCGGGTCGTTCGTCTACGTGCCGCCGGGTGTTCACGTCGAGATCCCTCTCCAGGCCTACTTCCGTATCAACACGGAGAACATGGGCCAGTTCGAGCGCACTCTCATCATCGCCGACGAGGGGTCATACGTTCACTACATCGAGGGATGCACGGCACCCATCTACAAGTCGGATTCACTGCACTCGGCCGTCGTCGAGATCATCGTGAAGAAGAACGCGCGCGTGCGCTACACGACCATTCAGAACTGGTCGAACAACGTCTACAACCTGGTGACCAAGCGCGCCATCGCGCACGAGGGTGCGACGATGGAGTGGATCGACGGCAACATCGGTTCCAAGGTAACGATGAAGTACCCGTCGATTTACCTCGTGGGTGAGCACGCGAAGGGCGAGACTCTCTCCGTTGCGTTTGCGGGCCCGGGTCAGCACCAGGATGCCGGCGCCAAGATGATCCACATGGCGCCGTACACGACGTCATCCATCGTCTCCAAGTCGATCGCCCGCGGGGGTGGTCGTGCTGGATACCGCGGAGAAGTCCGGGTCGACGAGAAGGCGCACCACGCCGCCAACACCGTGCGCTGCGATGCTCTCCTGGTTGACACGATCTCGCGGTCGGACACGTATCCCGCCATCGACATCCGCGTCGACGATGTACAGCTCGGCCACGAGGCCACGGTGTCAAAGGTGAGCGAGGAGCAGCTGTTCTACCTGCAGTCGCGTGGCCTGCCCGAGGATGAGGCAATGGCTATGATCGTGCGCGGCTTCATCGAGCCCATCGCGCGGGAACTCCCCATGGAGTACGCACTCGAACTCAACAAGCTCATCGAGATGAGCATGGAAGGCTCTGTCGGCTAG
- the sufD gene encoding Fe-S cluster assembly protein SufD has translation MSIATTQTPGQHGATAHSDGGWGAGSVPVQTRSERFTSTDPADFPEVVGFEIDWKLTPVDRVRHLIDSPLNGEQYEIATDGADGTTVEWVAPGDARVGSAGVPEDKAAANAWSSVESVLSITVEGESSAPLGIDRTGLGTAPRAAHTVVTARPNSRGLVVLASSGEANLVENVEIVVGEGANLTVVHLQEWEDDALHLASHFAQVGRDAALTHIVITLGGSVVRVNPSVHLSGEGSHGDLFGLYFADGGQHFEQRVYLHHKAAHTVGRVNYKGALQGAGARTVWVGDVLIGPDATGTDSYEQNRNLVLTEGTRADSIPNLEIETGDILGAGHASATGRFDDEQLFYLQSRGITEPEARRLVVVGFLNEIIQKIGDDRLEEYVLGRVVSELGAGQ, from the coding sequence ATGTCCATCGCCACCACTCAGACTCCAGGCCAGCACGGCGCAACGGCTCACAGCGACGGAGGATGGGGCGCGGGTTCCGTGCCCGTCCAGACTCGCTCCGAGCGATTCACCTCCACAGATCCCGCCGACTTCCCCGAGGTCGTCGGGTTCGAGATCGACTGGAAACTCACGCCAGTCGATCGCGTTCGCCACCTCATCGACAGCCCGCTGAACGGTGAGCAGTACGAGATCGCGACCGATGGTGCCGACGGCACGACGGTCGAGTGGGTCGCTCCGGGCGACGCACGCGTCGGATCGGCAGGCGTGCCAGAGGACAAGGCCGCCGCCAATGCCTGGTCGAGCGTCGAATCTGTGCTCTCGATCACCGTCGAGGGGGAGTCGAGTGCCCCTCTCGGGATCGACAGGACCGGCCTCGGCACCGCTCCGCGCGCGGCCCACACCGTTGTCACGGCTCGTCCGAACTCACGGGGACTCGTTGTGCTCGCAAGCTCGGGTGAGGCGAACCTCGTGGAGAACGTCGAGATCGTTGTCGGCGAGGGCGCCAACCTCACGGTTGTGCACCTCCAGGAGTGGGAGGACGATGCGCTTCACCTGGCCAGCCACTTCGCTCAGGTGGGCCGCGATGCAGCTCTTACGCACATCGTCATCACGCTGGGCGGCTCGGTGGTTCGAGTCAATCCGTCGGTTCACCTGAGTGGCGAGGGCTCGCACGGCGACCTCTTCGGGCTCTATTTCGCTGACGGCGGCCAGCACTTCGAGCAACGGGTGTACCTGCATCACAAGGCAGCGCATACCGTGGGCCGAGTCAACTACAAGGGTGCGCTCCAGGGAGCGGGAGCCCGGACCGTGTGGGTCGGTGACGTGCTCATCGGGCCGGATGCAACGGGCACCGACTCCTACGAGCAGAACCGCAACCTCGTGCTCACCGAGGGCACCCGGGCCGACAGCATCCCGAACCTCGAGATCGAGACGGGCGACATCCTTGGTGCCGGTCACGCGAGTGCCACGGGGCGTTTCGACGACGAGCAGTTGTTCTACCTTCAGTCGCGTGGCATTACAGAGCCCGAAGCGCGTCGCCTCGTTGTGGTGGGCTTCCTCAACGAAATCATCCAGAAGATCGGCGACGACCGGCTCGAGGAGTACGTACTCGGCCGTGTTGTGAGCGAATTGGGGGCGGGTCAGTGA
- a CDS encoding non-heme iron oxygenase ferredoxin subunit produces MTAERVCTTAELEPNKPFRVVLDGTAIVVVKDSAGDVHAIGDTCTHGDISLSEGFVEDDSIECWAHGSSFSLTTGKPNNLPAYEPVPVFVVNIDADGVVTIDPNEIVSV; encoded by the coding sequence GTGACCGCGGAACGCGTGTGCACAACGGCAGAACTCGAGCCGAACAAGCCCTTTCGTGTTGTCCTCGACGGTACCGCGATTGTCGTGGTGAAAGACTCCGCCGGCGACGTCCATGCCATCGGCGATACGTGCACACACGGCGACATCTCACTGTCCGAGGGCTTTGTCGAGGACGACTCGATCGAGTGCTGGGCTCACGGCTCATCGTTCTCTCTGACCACCGGAAAGCCGAACAACCTCCCCGCCTACGAGCCGGTTCCGGTCTTCGTAGTCAACATCGACGCCGATGGCGTCGTCACCATCGACCCGAACGAGATCGTGTCGGTCTGA
- the sufC gene encoding Fe-S cluster assembly ATPase SufC, with protein MSVLEIKDLHVSVETDQGTRQILRGVDLTIKQGEIHAIMGPNGSGKSTLAYSIAGHPKYNVESGSVLLDGEEVLEMSVDERARAGLFLAMQYPVEIPGVRMTDFLRTAKTALDGEAPAIRTWVKEVGQAMDDLRMDKSFGERNVNEGFSGGEKKRHEILQLELLKPKFAVLDETDSGLDVDALKIVSEGVNRAHAANDLGVLLITHYTRILRYIKPDFVHVFVAGRVAEEGGPELAERLEEEGYDRFLQGSGVA; from the coding sequence ATGTCAGTACTCGAAATCAAAGATCTCCACGTCAGCGTCGAGACCGACCAGGGCACCCGCCAGATTCTGCGCGGAGTCGACCTGACCATCAAGCAGGGCGAAATCCACGCCATCATGGGACCGAACGGGTCGGGCAAGTCCACGCTCGCCTACTCGATTGCAGGCCACCCGAAGTACAACGTCGAGAGCGGCTCAGTGCTGCTGGACGGCGAAGAGGTACTCGAGATGAGCGTGGACGAGCGTGCGCGCGCCGGTCTGTTCCTGGCGATGCAGTACCCGGTGGAGATTCCCGGTGTGCGGATGACGGACTTCCTGCGCACCGCGAAGACGGCGCTCGACGGCGAGGCTCCCGCCATTCGCACCTGGGTGAAGGAGGTCGGCCAGGCGATGGATGACCTCCGCATGGACAAGTCCTTCGGCGAACGCAATGTCAACGAGGGCTTTTCCGGCGGCGAGAAGAAGCGTCACGAGATCCTCCAGCTCGAGCTCCTCAAGCCGAAGTTCGCCGTCCTCGACGAGACGGATTCTGGGCTCGACGTGGATGCGCTGAAGATCGTGTCCGAGGGCGTGAACCGCGCCCACGCGGCGAACGATCTCGGTGTGCTCCTCATCACGCACTACACCCGCATCTTGCGCTACATCAAGCCGGACTTCGTGCACGTCTTCGTGGCCGGTCGTGTCGCGGAGGAAGGTGGCCCCGAACTCGCCGAACGTCTCGAGGAGGAAGGCTACGATCGCTTTCTCCAGGGCAGCGGCGTAGCGTAG
- a CDS encoding metal-sulfur cluster assembly factor: MATALAPALFDQVEEALKDVVDPELGVNIVDLGLIYDLSWDDENDALIISMTLTSAGCPLTDVIEEQTAQSLDGIVEAFRINWVWMPPWGPERITDDGRDMMRALGFSI, translated from the coding sequence ATGGCAACCGCACTCGCGCCGGCTCTCTTCGATCAGGTCGAGGAGGCCCTCAAGGATGTCGTCGACCCCGAGCTCGGGGTGAACATCGTTGATCTCGGGTTGATCTACGACCTGAGCTGGGACGACGAGAACGACGCACTTATCATCAGCATGACGCTGACCTCAGCGGGTTGCCCGCTCACTGACGTCATCGAGGAGCAGACCGCGCAATCCCTCGATGGCATCGTGGAGGCGTTCCGAATCAACTGGGTCTGGATGCCACCGTGGGGTCCCGAGCGCATCACCGATGACGGTCGCGACATGATGAGAGCGCTCGGCTTCTCCATCTGA